The Polynucleobacter sp. MWH-UH35A genomic interval ACCCTTTACTTGCCGATACAGAATTGGCTGAAGATTTTGCCCAAAAGGTCGTCTGGAAGCAGTTTTCCGGTAATTTCACCTAAGTGTTTTTGAGCTAAAGACAACTCTTCTGCGAATAATTCTAAGGAATTGTTGCCATTTGCAGCGAATTGTTCCGATTTTTCAATATGTTCGGCGGCACGCTGTATGCAATCTAAATGCCTTCTGCGGGCCAATATTGCACCCTCTTGAGCGCCGGCCCAACCTACGAGCTCTAAAATTTTTTGTTTTAGTTGGTCTATTCCAAAGCCTGTTTTGGCAGAAACCAATAGGGCTTCGCTGAGGGCTGTTTCTGATGACTCTTGGAGTAAATCTACCTTATTCACAATCTCCAGAACAGCACATTTAGGGGGTAATTCTTTCAAAATCTGGGCTTTTAGGTCGTCTTGCCGAGAGGCCGACTGGGCATCAGTCAGAAAAATTACTAAATCCGCCAGGCGAATCGAATCCCAAGATCTTTCAATTCCTTTTGCCTCAACAACATCTGTTGTATCCCGCAGACCGGCGGTGTCAATGATGTGCATCGGAACACCGTCAATGGTGATGCTTTCTTTAACCCGATCCCGAGTGGTTCCTGCTATGGGGGTAACAATCGCGACCTCTTCACCAGCCAAACGATTCAGCAGGGAGCTTTTTCCAACATTGGGCGCACCGGCTAATACCAACTGGATACCATCGCGCAAAATTTTTCCTTGTTTGGCGCCAGCAAGCAAAGTCTGTAATTTTTCTTTCACAGCGGCCAGCCGCTGACGCGCCTGAGCGCTTTCCAAAAACTCAATTTCCTCTTCTGGGAAATCTAAAGTCGACTCAACCAAGATGCGGAGCTGCGTAATTTCTTCAATGAGGCTATTGATGTCGTCAGAGAAGGCGCCCTGTAAAGAGCGTGCCGCCCCAAGCACTGCAGCCTCGCTTTGAGCATCAATCAAGTCTGCGATTGCCTCTGCCTGGGCCAAATCTATCTTATTGTTTAAGTAAGCGCGAAGGGTGAATTCTCCCGGCTCAGCTATAACAAGCCCCTCGGCTTTGCCCAATTCGAGGCAGCGTTTCATCACCAACTCAAGTAGCTGTGGACCGCCATGACACTGAAGCTCTAAAACGTCTTCGCCCGTAAAAGAGGCGGGGCCAATAAAGTAGATCGCTATAAGTTGATCAATAACCTGACCATGCTCATCACATAGTGTTTGAAGATGCGCCTGTCTTGGAGACAGTTTTTTCTGAAAAAGGGCGGTGCTTAAGGCGCCTAAATTTTGTCCGCTGATGCGAATCACGCCAACGCCAGCCTTACCTGGCGCGGTTGCAACAGCAATGATGGGCAATTTTCTTGTCATCATTGCTGTCTTCTAATTGCGAGTTTTACACAGCGCGCATTACTTAGCGGGCTTTTTTCCAAACATTTGGTTAATCTGCCACTGTTGTGCAATTGATAACAGATTGTTTACAACCCAATATAAAACCAAACCAGCAGGGAAGAAGAAGAACATCACCGAGAAAACAATCGGCATGTACATCATGACCTTTGCCTGAATTGGATCTGGCGGCGTTGGATTCAACTTGGTTTGCACAAACATCGACACAGCCATGATGACTGGCAGAATGTAATATGGGTCAGGCACTGAAAGATCATGAATCCACAAAATCCAAGGCGCGCCGCGCATCTCAACGGAGGACAACAGAACCCAGTACAAAGAAATGAAGACTGGGATCTGAATGACTACCGGCAAGCAGCCACCCAATGGGTTGATCTTTTCCTTGCGATACATTTCCATCATCGCTTGATTTAATTTTTGCGGCTCCCCTTTGTATTGCTCTTTCATGGCAACCAAGCGGGGCTGAACTTCTTTCATGCGCGCCATAGACTTGTAGCTGGCTGCGGAGAGTGGGAAGAAAACCAACTTAATTAAGATGGTTAGGAGAATAATTGACCAGCCCCAATTCCCAACATAGGAGTGAATGTTATCCAAGAGCCAGAAAATGGGTTTAGCAATAATGGTTAGATAACCATAATCTTTTAATAACTCAAATCCGGGTGCAATCGTCTCTAAAACACGCTCTTCTTGTGGGCCCACAAATAATTTTGCTTTTTCAACCACTGTAGAGCCATAAGCAATCACCCCAAGCGGAGTTTGCATACCAATTCGATATAGGTTGTTATCGATTTTGCCAGCGTATATGTCTCGTGCAACTTTGTCGCCCGGAATCCATGCGCTTGCAAAGTAGTGCTGAACCATTGCAATCCAAGCGGGTTCGCCAGCGGCAACCTGGTTTGGAATGGTGATTTTATTTTTATCGATTGCCGTGAATTCCAGCT includes:
- the mnmE gene encoding tRNA uridine-5-carboxymethylaminomethyl(34) synthesis GTPase MnmE; protein product: MTRKLPIIAVATAPGKAGVGVIRISGQNLGALSTALFQKKLSPRQAHLQTLCDEHGQVIDQLIAIYFIGPASFTGEDVLELQCHGGPQLLELVMKRCLELGKAEGLVIAEPGEFTLRAYLNNKIDLAQAEAIADLIDAQSEAAVLGAARSLQGAFSDDINSLIEEITQLRILVESTLDFPEEEIEFLESAQARQRLAAVKEKLQTLLAGAKQGKILRDGIQLVLAGAPNVGKSSLLNRLAGEEVAIVTPIAGTTRDRVKESITIDGVPMHIIDTAGLRDTTDVVEAKGIERSWDSIRLADLVIFLTDAQSASRQDDLKAQILKELPPKCAVLEIVNKVDLLQESSETALSEALLVSAKTGFGIDQLKQKILELVGWAGAQEGAILARRRHLDCIQRAAEHIEKSEQFAANGNNSLELFAEELSLAQKHLGEITGKLLPDDLLGKIFSQFCIGK
- the yidC gene encoding membrane protein insertase YidC, whose protein sequence is MDFKKTILWAVFSMSGLMLYNNWQVHEGKPSLFGGAPASVSVPADKSTTANKVDVPAQISGTQAPAVAATPTVNGGAIESAEKFTLQNDVLVLEISASGANVIDAKLLKSLTAENKPIELFQYTPTHKYFARSGLISLNSDLPNHTSPFKLVQSGKDGSGRPFAVFASERNGVKLEKTFILNPGSYVVDVGHRVTQASNNPNPLVLYTEIVRDASQEQKIGPFGGAFSASTFTGPAAYTDKEKFNKLEFTAIDKNKITIPNQVAAGEPAWIAMVQHYFASAWIPGDKVARDIYAGKIDNNLYRIGMQTPLGVIAYGSTVVEKAKLFVGPQEERVLETIAPGFELLKDYGYLTIIAKPIFWLLDNIHSYVGNWGWSIILLTILIKLVFFPLSAASYKSMARMKEVQPRLVAMKEQYKGEPQKLNQAMMEMYRKEKINPLGGCLPVVIQIPVFISLYWVLLSSVEMRGAPWILWIHDLSVPDPYYILPVIMAVSMFVQTKLNPTPPDPIQAKVMMYMPIVFSVMFFFFPAGLVLYWVVNNLLSIAQQWQINQMFGKKPAK